The genomic window GTTGATCATGCACTTGTTTAATAATGACCCAAGGAAAAACACTTCTTAGTGCTGTTCACCATGAAAAGACATCATATTATGGATTTAAAGGCTCTGTTAATTAAGGGTCTGAATTTGAATGCATGCATagcaatgtaaaataaacagtTGTAGCTTGCTGTGCCGAGAAACACTCGTCACTGCAGCCAAATCATTTAGTGGGAAAACCCTGAAGTGGATGACTAATCACTCCAGAGTTTATTTAGGTGGGACTCAAGTAAGCTGTAACAATAGATATGTCTTTACAAAAAGTGAAATTCTATTAGCTTTAGAAAgataataatagtgaatatcaggAAGCTCTCTGTTTAATTGCAGCAACAGTCAATCCTCCAATATTAACATTGAGATAATGACTAACACCCTCCGTTTTGAATAGTTTCTTTTTGGCGACAAGCACTTCAGATATGTCTGGGGCTATCCCATGGATCAACTTGTGCAATCAGCTCTAAAATTAGTTAAGaacattctgtaaatttaacTGTTTCTTCTTCTGCTGTGATTTTTCTAAGAGTATGTTTTTTTATCCTTGTAAAAGCTGATATGTGCCAATGGAATATGGGATAACATCTGGGGAATAGACAGATAGATGTCTGCCAAGATCACTCAGGGGGCAAAACATTATACGTGCAGTACCACTGCTTGGCATTGTTACCCCCTGCCTCCATATATATTCACTGAAATTACACCTTTGACACTGACCAACAGCTGTGACCTACTTGAAACATCTTCCTAGGAGATTGAATGCCAGTTTGGGCGGTATGCCAATGATTCGTGAGACTGCCTCCCTAGTGGCAAGATTGTGCATTATATGTTGTGGTGATGGTATTTAGATTACCAGGTGTATgcaaaaaacataatatttaatataattaaagtgATGGTATtgaaacaggaaaacaaacaactaaATAAAGCTTTACAGTTAGTGtggaatttatatatttatattatatttatacaggcAACAGTTTTTTGTAGTCTTCTGGGATGACATTCTGATGATAAATGTTTATACTGAAATGAAATACTAcattatgtattgtttaatcAACAATAACACATTTCACAGAGGCTCTGAATTGACTTATGATAATGTTTGTTTTGGGAAATATGTTCTTCTGCATTCATTTTCTTTGAGTGGGAAGAAAAACAACTGTTAGTTTTCACCATCAATCAGTGGTTAAAAATTAAGATAAGCTAAAACTGTGAAGTTTTTATGTGTAACTGGGCACATAGACAGAAgcactttgttgttgttttccttgtAAAGAAAACCAAAGCATTGCTCAGAAAATGCTCTtgcaaaaatgaaaatgcaaaattacACAAACAAGAATTGATGTTGCATTTCCAGGTTTTTATCAGCAATGGAAGGCATAATAATGGTCTTTCATTACCATACCAATCAAGATTTACAAGAGCTAAATTAAAGTATTTGCTTATGTGAAATATTACATGCAGAGGTGTCTGGTGTTGTAGCTATCATGCCTCATATATGGCCTACATTTAAATCCCCATACATACATTTACCTCTACCCACAGTTCCttttccagtaaaaaaaaagttcaaaaaGCCAAGCCCACCACCCTTTATCCCCACCAAGAAGTCAACATCCTGGTGTTCATATTGTCTTAAAGAAGTCTTAGACTTCCTTTGTTAGTAAAAGGTTTCATCTGCATCTTGGCAGCACCAGTGCACTGGCCACACTACAAAACAATTGAAAGTTAATTTATGTTTAAAGGAAAAGCAACATCTCTTCAGTTCCAAGAATATTCAAATGTGCTCTTCTTTGATGGCTTTTTGGAAGACAAATGCAACTGCCTGTTAGTTATCAAATCACTCACCTTATCATGCCAGAAAATACAGCAAGGCTTGtgacttgtcacatttgcagttAGCACAGTGTGTATGGTAAATCAACAGACAAACTTAATAAAACCCCTAGAATAgttaatgaaatgaaagattgattgatttaatccagtttatataaaagtgaaacaaaaagtaaatgtaacctttgcaaattaaaatactttGAATCAATTATACATTACTACTGTACATCCTACAACTTTTAACTAcatcacattttaattatttgaaatatacCTAGTATAATACTATGGACATAGAGGatgcatatacagttaggtccataaatattttgacagtaacacaattgtcatcattttggttctgtacaccaccacaatggatttgatgtgctttaagtgtagacattcatctttaatttgatggtagttacatccaaattggttgaaccgtgtaggaattacacccatttgtatgtgtggtccccccagttttaggggctcaaaagtaattggacaaactaacataatcattaattaaattgtgagtttcaatacttggttgcaaataatttgcagtcaatgactgcctgaagtctagaacccatagacatcaccagatgctgggtttcttctctggtgatgctctgccaggcctgcactgcagctgtctttagttcctgcttgttcttggggcgttttgcatTCAggtttgccttagaaatcaaaacaaaccaatcagagagatagcaaaaacattaggtgtggccaaatcaactgttTGTTAcattctgaaaaagaaagaacgcactggtgagctcaggaacaccaaaggcctggaagaccacggaaaacaactgtggtggatgacagaagaattctttccctggtgaagaaaaaccactgcacaacagttggccagatcaagatcagcctccaggaggtaggcatatctgtgtcaaagtcaacaatcaggagaagacttcaccagagtaaatacacagGGTTTACCtcaagatggaaacaggaaacatgaagaccagattagagtttgccaaaaaacatctaaagaacctgtacagttctggatcAATATCCTATGGACAggtgagacaaagatcaacttgtaccagaatgatgggaagagaagagtatggcgAAGGAAAGGACCTGCTCTTGATCCGAATCATAccatctcatctgtgaagcatgtaatggcatgggcatgtatggctgccaagggcactggttcccttgtatttattgatgatgggactgctgacaaaagcagcaggatgaattctgaagcgTTTAGGGCTATATCATCTGCTCAGATAATTACTTTTGAGGccctaaaattgggggtaccacatatacaaatgggtgtaattcctacaccgttcacccaatttggatgtaactaccctcaaattaaagatgaaagtctacacttaaagcacatcttgattcctttcaaatctattgtgttggtgtacagagccaaaatgatgacaattgtgtcactttccaaatatttatgtaaccaactatatatatatatatatatatatatatatatatatggtggcACAGTGGTCAATCagctgtctttttgtttttcctctccatctctctctctcctatttGCCCTGCACACGTTTCTGCTCAGGTTCTGAAGGCGCTTCCCTTTTATGCAGGTCTCGGGATGAGCTGCAGGTGATTGACATGGCATTTCCAAGTGCACTGGTTGTCTAAATTCAAGTGATAAACATTGTGGATGAGAGTTACCAGTTAGAATGTTTATAAGCAACTTAAATttgtaaaaaagtatttcaaaCCAATCAACTGAAATAAAATTCAGCAGCTATTCTCATGAAATAATTACTgtcattcaaataaaaatacatgcaaACAGACAGGCAGTGACAGGCAGATGGGTGGCAAGAGACACTATTGTTATGTCTAAAACGTCAATTATTATTCCTAAATCCAAACTGCAAAACCGTTTCACTATAGTTGCTTTGTTTACTTAATTGCTCAGTCATGCCAAATTGTACATCTACTCATATACATTGACCTACCTGCGCTTGTAAAATATGGATTTGTATTAGTCTAATCTAATATTCTGTAATTCAGTCAGCATTTTGAAGTACACTGGCATGGGTTTGGTGGGAGCTGAAATAAATGGTATCAATCAAGTGgttatacagttaaaaaaaatgtcactCTGGTACCACAGAGGGGGAATTTGTCTGCCACTGTCTGCAGACAtggtgtctgcaggagatattgCAGGAAAGGTGACAAACAATCTTGCAGTATAAACGGTGCCTGGAAatttcctttcttccttttcttgcAATCAGCAGAAACATTACTGGATGCAACTCCCTCGTGACctctatttaattttaaacaaaaataaaaatatactcaCATTATTTTGATAACTACTTGTTTCTGAGGGTATCAAATGATTGTATTTGATAGAAGATGTATGATGTATAATTACAATGGAATTGAAGCTGATTGTATAAAATTCCTTTGTTATATTAAaaggagattaaaaaaaaatacgtaTTTGAAGAAAGCTTCAAAGACTTGCCTGGGTGTACTTCCATACAGATGGTTTATTATTAACAAATCAGCAGTATGTAATCATTTCAAACAACTTTCATTGATTAAAGCACCATGTTCAACTTTTTTACCATGCAATGTATGAAAATACACAATCTTTCACATGAAAGTCTGCTTTGTTATagtggttttaattttttttcaagaTAATTCCACAAACTAGTTTGTtaaatgaatataaatgttATCTATAACACATTCATTTGTAATTTCCTCTTAAAACTTTAAGTAATTCCAACTTTAAAAGCTGTTGTTTTAATTGgtgaaaatacattaacaaatatGTAGTAAGTGCATAAGTGCAttttcctttatatatatatatatatatatatatatatgaatgtaactTGAAATCATCCATGCACTACAGCATCTTCATTCCCATGAGGGCcaaaataaggcaaaaatatataaaggaaaaataatgttgtagccacactctcacttattcGTTTTTTAGATCAGACGTTTgtgtaatacaaaatagttttatatatatatatatatatatatatatatatatatatatatatatatatataaaataattgttcaataaaactatattttatatatatatttgaataagaagaatctacattattaaaatagaaTATAAACTACCCCTGGGATAATTATGTCAAAAAGCTGCTAAACAGCAGTTCCTGAAGAAAACTTGGCTCTGAACGTCACTATTTAATTTTCCTGCACACTTACAGCTTAACTCAATGTGTAAGATGGTTCAGATAACAACGCCTTGAAAAGGAATCAcagagaaaggaaaaacaatttCCTGAGAGGGAAATTCCTGGCTGAAAAATCCTAACGTCACAGAAAATTCTGGGAATCAGGGGGAATGGCTGTCAAACCATCGTGTATATATACCTACAGAACAATGGTGAAGAAAAGTATAAATTGCAAGTAAGACACTGTGAGAAGGATTCTTCAATACTGATAGGCTAATGACCATGGTAAGTATCAGAAAACAACCATAATTTGAACAAAGACCTATTATGCATATTTtgtgactattattattatgattataattattattttcatgatAATTGCTACAACAAGGTATTTTATTACATGGTAATTTAAATAGTACAACCTTGTGCTGCTGAAAGAGTACAGTTGATTTTTACTGCAAGTTAAACTTACAATGTTTAAAAAGTTGATTGAAGCAAGTAGAACTCATTTAGAGAGGTTTAATGTAtcattttgaaccattttaatattttgtaagtaaCTGAAATATTTGTATGTTCATGTGCAGGACTTCCTTATTGGAAAACAGCTGATTCAGTCCCCCAGGACTTCACGTAATCTGTTGCTTCTTAGCTTTCTTTTCTATGGTAAgagaacattaaataaaataaacatacaaataaatactaacatgcatgcatacatacacaaaacataTTGTCAGTAGATTACAAGCTACATTCCTTCAGCTTTACCTTGCTATCACAGGACATGATCACAAACTGAAAAGTAACCTTTTTCTGTTCTCcaaatattcatatacatatatatgtatttcttttttttagaaCTTACACACTATGCATGTGTTGATGGCTGGACATATAGCTACTCAAACACAACGATGAATTGGAATGAAGCTAGGAAATGGTGCCAAACCTACTACACAGATATGGTTGCAATTCAGAATCAGGATGAAATCGCATACTTAAATAACATTATGCCCAAGCAACCAAAGTATTACTGGATCGGGATTCGGAAACAAAATGAAGTCTGGACTTGGGTTGGAACCAACAAGACACTTACCAAAGAAGCAGAGAACTGGGCCACAGGTGAACCCAACAACGGAAAGTCGGCTGAGGACTGTGTGGAAATGTATATCAAAAGATCGAAAGATGCCGGGAAGTGGAATGATGAACCTTGCTTGAGGAAAAAATATCCATTGTGCTACACAGGTACAGTAAATCTTTTGGTGGACCTGGTATCATTCAAACAGAGGTCTCCTCACTGCTGAGGGGATTAAGGcaaaaattgtaataataacatCACCATATTCTTACAACAAATGTGCTGAATGGGgggacaaaagaaaagaaagtaaCAGCATAAAATTGTTCTTTTCCAGCCTCTTGTGATCCACTTTCATGCAGTGGCAATGGggaatgcattgaacaaattaacAATCACACCTGCAAGTGCAATGAAGGATTCTATGGAGACAAGTGTGAGAATGGTACGTCTTAAACATTGATCTTCTTTACACGGTTATAATATCTATTCGATcagttgttatttatttccttaaattaATTGTTGTCTctcataatttattttcagttgtaAGCTGTGACAGTGTGGAAGTGCCCAGTGAAGGGTTTGTCAGTTGCTCCCATCCATATGGGAATTTTTCCTATAGCTCTGCATGTGAATTTAGCTGCCAAGAGGGATATCATTTGACTGGTTCCAGAAATATCCAGTGCACAGCTTCCAAGCTGTGGTCATCAAAGCCACCAGTCTGTGAAGGTAACACTTataaattaacttaatttttcaaaatACTTAACTTctcaatatgtgtgtgtgtgtgtgtgtgtgtgtgagtatatatatgtttatatattgtttaattttgtttttacagctgttcaatGTGACACACTAGAGACCCCTTCAAATGGTTCCTTGCATTGCGTGCACCCACTGGGCAATTTCAGCTTCAACAGTACTTGTGAATTTGCTTGTGACAAGGGATACAGGCTGGTTGGGTCAAGCAGTCTTGCCTGTGGAGCAGCTGGACAATGGAGTGACCTACAACCACAATGTGAAGGTATTTCTTGTTTACATCTAATtgttaatttgaaataatttaaaatatttgactAGTAATTTATTCTGAAGAAGGAAAGAAATggattttgttgaatttaaatcttACTTTGCCTGTGTTTTGCAGCTGTGAAGTGCAGCACCCTAGAAACCCCCCAGCATGGCAGTGTGATCTGCTCTCACCCTAATGGGGAGTTCAGTTACAACTCCTCCTGCCAGTTCAGCTGTGCACAGGGGTTTGAGTTAAAAGGTGAGGCAAATCTGACGTGCACAGCATCAACACAATGGACAGGAGAGACGCCACACTGTGCAGGTAAGCATCATGAATGCATATGCATATATTAAGCTCTTAGAACTTAGTTTCAATGTATTAAATCCACATATAAGTAATCGACTATCGATTTACAATGGAAGGAAATTTAAACCGTGACGCATATCGCCATTGTGTGATGGAGTGTTTTCCCTCTCCTGATGTCTCCCTCAGCTATTACATGTCAAAGCCCAGAGGCAGTGTCTCACGGTGCCGTGCAGTGCAGCACTCCCATGGAGAGTCAGCACTACAATTCCTCCTGTCAGTTCAGCTGTGAGCCGGGCTTCGTGCTCGAGGGGGCCGAGCGCCTGCAGTGCACGGCCTCTGGACTGTGGAGCGCACACTCCCCTGCTTGTAAAGGTAAACCACCACAGTGTACTTCACTTTTCTGGTGAAAGAAACCAACAGAATGTGaaggtatttatttttggcaaaaacaaaaccaattcaATTCCATATAAAGGGACAGGTTACACTTGACCCTATACTGGATGAACAAGTTATTGAAAATTGATGAATGGATGGGGAATATTAATGCCTCCTCTTGAAATGTTTCAAATTtgaatgatttaattaaaaatgacagtTTAACTGGAAGAAAGTAAAGCTTCAAGCAGAAACCCTAATAGAATCCATGCATATAGAATGTAATTGTGGTTGATATGATCTCAGGCAGTATACAATCAGTAAAGGTTGGACAAATATACAAAAGGTAGTTTCATGAATATAGTGCAGTGTTAAACATTGGTACATAGTAGATgagattttaatatattttgtctcTGCATTCTTTCCAGCTGTACGGTGTGCAGTATTGTCAGAGGATATGGTAATGAACTGCTCGCATCCACTGGAACCGTTTGCTTACATGTCAGAATGTCACTTTCATTGTCCTGATGGGCTGCTTTTGAATGGATCTGACATTGTGAGATGCGATGCTTCTGGGAACTGGACTGGGGCAGCTCCGTCATGTCAAGGTAAACTAAAAGTGTATATAACTTAtgcctctgcctctccctctctctctttctctctatctctctcaagAAAAAGTATACAttcaaaatgatttattgtaaataaggcccCTTTCATTTGGCTATCCACAGAGCACCAAGATTCATTGGTGACATACACTTTGGTTGGGCTGGCTGCAGGAGGAAGTGGACTATTGAGTGGACTGTCACTGATAGCATGGATTTTGAAGCGATTACGTCAGAAaggtacataaataaataaatacatacatacatacatacatacatacatacatacatacatacataaataaccaCGTCTAACCATAGTTTGAGAAAACATgttaaacaattacaaatacaGAACATCTTAATATTTAAAAGTTACAAATAGTTCCAGAGTATTTCCAGTAGTTCTAGAGTAttatcaaataaacaattgatCAATGTATGGATATTTGAATGATAGTTAACTGGAGAGATCAGTTACTTGTTTTATCTCCTAAAATATCACATTGAGGATGCTGAGCTCTTGACATGCTTTGCAGCATACCTCAGATTAATTCTTGATGATTTGAGATAATCAGATGATAATTACAAATATGTGTTTTTCTCACTGCTATTTCATCTTTTCTCTTTACAGCAAAAAACTTTGATTTAAATCGGTAAGTTCCATAAAATACAGAATCTTGTCTTATCTCGATCTCTTTCTTTGTAAtattctaactgtacaacagtATCTGAACCTTatttcagatgtatttattataagcaaataattacatttgtgcagcatacaatatttacataatTATACATTGCACTTTCTCTGCTGTGTATATGCATTTCATATGGATTATCATTGTATAATAAGTTAAAGCTGATTTTGGTTAAATGTTTTGTCTTAAAACAGTACCCTTGATGACTCTCCTCAGACATACAAAAGCAGCAGTGACAGTCTGATTTAAGCCAAAGCATCTTAAATGAGGTAAATATTTAcctctttcttctttttccaCTTCTCATTCAATAAAAGTATGACTTGTAGAAATATAAcatacaattgttttattttccaggaATTTAAAAGATTGCATAAAGAAACTGGAGATCCGACAGCATGGAGATCttggtaaaaacaaaaccacacaaaataaatcctgactTTCCTTGACATACACATAAAGGTTAAAAtcaaaactgtaaaataatatacagtacTTTGTACATGAGTATATTTGTAAGGTTGTGCAATATAATTCATAATGAATCTTCTGAAAGGGAGGTATAAAGTATAACAGAACAAATTGTTCTTGAGTTCACTGTATGGGTAGTAACCCAAAGATAAGATACATAACTATTATTCATGTTGTTCTTAAAATGTCtgctatttatttgttgttatgaaataatttatttgtgtttcttgttaCGTATTATGCCAATTGAATACCAagttgtaaatatgtatttaaataaactaagcatttataatattgattcatttattacatatttatactttgaaaaatatttgtgtGAATTGTTTTAACCCCCACTGTGAATATTGCCCCTCGGTATACCGCTGGATCGGATATATCATGGTTTGCGCGGTGGCTGAGTCAAGATTCGCACGCCTCAAACTAATTAACTTCATTATTTGTAGCcccctttttttaatatacagaaCATAGACTACTGTTATTGAAGTGTAGGAGCCCTGTACAACTTGTTACTTATCCTGTTACTCTACTGTATATAGTGATTACATGTTCATGTAGCTTACAGTATTACAGTTACACTATGCACTGTATTAGCCTCCCATTTATTTATCTTGTTCCAGATGTATTGCTGCCCTGTTTGTAATTTCTGAAACCTGCAATAAAATGTTGGTTGTGCATTATGTGTgccttgtgttgttgttgttgttgtatctCGATATATGATTTTGCGATATAACGTGGGGGTggtgtatttaaaatgaaataaaaacatttggaaTTCACTATGACATTTAATGGTGTCTTTGTACCAATATAGAATTCATTCTTTTCATGTCATTCTTACAAACCTGCCTACTTTTAAACAAagtataaaataattgaatatttgactgcttttaaaaatatgaaaaatcttACAGTTTTGCCTAATCATATACATTATGTACATATACAGTGGctgtcaaaagtattcacccccttggacttgtccacatttcattgtgtgaaatcagaatggatttaatcaggagttgttgccactgatcaacacagataatgaccataatgtcaaagtgaaaagtataatctgcaaaatgaattagttctaaattaattgcaaatacaaaacagaaaataactgaatgcataagtaatcacctccTTATTTGGTAGTGGcattttggcagcaattacagccatgagtctatgtggataagtctctaccagctatGCAtgtctggacacagcaatttttaTCCATTCTTCTTTTCAATATTGCTCAGGCTctatcaagttggatggggacctttggtgtacagcaattttcaattctttccacatatttgactgcgccactccaggacattgaccttttcgtttttaagccactccagtgtggcttcggctgtatgtttggggtcattgtcctgctggaagataaaTCTTCTCcaaagtcccaggtctcttgcagacttcagcaggttttcttccaggatttctctgtactttgctgcatccattttgccctccatctttacaaggtttccaggccctgacaccgagaagcatccccatagcatgatgctgcaaACCGTTTGGTTTCAGAGtttcccacatgccttctggcaaactctagccagatgtgatgtgagtttttttcaacaatgggttttgttttaccactctcccataaaggccacttttgtgaagcaccagggctattgttgcagtatgcacagtgtctcccagctcagccatggaagACTAACTCCTTTATAGTTGAAATAGGTCCCTTGGTGGCCTCTCtaactagtgcccttctcgccaGGATACTCAATTTTTGAGGAtgacctgatctaggcagattcagaGTTGTGCCATACTCTCTCCATGTCTTAATAATGGTCtttactgtgctctgggggatattcaatgccttggaaatgttcttatatcctacccgattggtgcttttgaggaaccttattccggatttgctttgaatgttccttcgtcttcatgatgtagtttttgttaggaattgtactaaccaacagtgggacctcccag from Amia ocellicauda isolate fAmiCal2 chromosome 19, fAmiCal2.hap1, whole genome shotgun sequence includes these protein-coding regions:
- the sele gene encoding E-selectin; amino-acid sequence: MTMDFLIGKQLIQSPRTSRNLLLLSFLFYELTHYACVDGWTYSYSNTTMNWNEARKWCQTYYTDMVAIQNQDEIAYLNNIMPKQPKYYWIGIRKQNEVWTWVGTNKTLTKEAENWATGEPNNGKSAEDCVEMYIKRSKDAGKWNDEPCLRKKYPLCYTASCDPLSCSGNGECIEQINNHTCKCNEGFYGDKCENVVSCDSVEVPSEGFVSCSHPYGNFSYSSACEFSCQEGYHLTGSRNIQCTASKLWSSKPPVCEAVQCDTLETPSNGSLHCVHPLGNFSFNSTCEFACDKGYRLVGSSSLACGAAGQWSDLQPQCEAVKCSTLETPQHGNVICSHPNGEFSYNSSCQFSCAQGFELKGEANLTCTASTQWTGETPHCAAITCQSPEAVSHGAVQCSTPMESQHYNSSCQFSCEPGFVLEGAERLQCTASGLWSAHSPACKAVRCAVLSEDMVMNCSHPLEPFAYMSECHFHCPDGLLLNGSDIVRCDASGNWTGRFCHVKVPLRENDGLQINVGLDFLIGKQLIQSPRTSRNLLLLSFLFYELTHYACVDGWTYSYSNTTMNWNEARKWCQTYYTDMVAIQNQDEIAYLNNIMPKQPKYYWIGIRKQNEVWTWVGTNKTLTKEAENWATGEPNNGKSAEDCVEMYIKRSKDAGKWNDEPCLRKKYPLCYTASCDPLSCSGNGECIEQINNHTCKCNEGFYGDKCENVVSCDSVEVPSEGFVSCSHPYGNFSYSSACEFSCQEGYHLTGSRNIQCTASKLWSSKPPVCEAVQCDTLETPSNGSLHCVHPLGNFSFNSTCEFACDKGYRLVGSSSLACGAAGQWSDLQPQCEAVKCSTLETPQHGSVICSHPNGEFSYNSSCQFSCAQGFELKGEANLTCTASTQWTGETPHCAAITCQSPEAVSHGAVQCSTPMESQHYNSSCQFSCEPGFVLEGAERLQCTASGLWSAHSPACKAVRCAVLSEDMVMNCSHPLEPFAYMSECHFHCPDGLLLNGSDIVRCDASGNWTGAAPSCQEHQDSLVTYTLVGLAAGGSGLLSGLSLIAWILKRLRQKAKNFDLNRTLDDSPQTYKSSSDSLI